The sequence GAGGCACTCCGTGTGGGATGCGATGCTCAGCACTGTTTTGAGGATCATCATGTAAGAGAGGAAGATGAGCAAAGAGTCCAATCCAAACGTGAAGAGAGTAGTAAACAAGCCATAGATGTAGTTGACTGTGATATCCGAACAAGCCAACTTCATGACATCCTGGTGCAGGCAGTAGGAATGGGAGAGGACGTTGGCTCGACAGTATCGGAACCGTTTCAGGAGAAAGGGGAATGGTAATGCTACAGCCACCCCTcttaacaaaaacactaatcccaTCTTGACTATCCTCGGTGGAGTTAAGATGGAAGCATATCTCAGCGGGTTACAGATGGCAACAAAGCGGTCAAAGGCCATGAACAAGAGCACGGAAGATTCAATTTTTGCAAGAaagtggatgaagaacagctgggcaAAACAAGCATTAAGGCTGATCTCCCTAGAGTTAAACAAGTATATGCCCAGGATTGTCGGTATGGTGGATATCGATAAGCCAAGGTCTGTGACAGCCAACATGGAAAGGAACGtgtacatgggctcatggaggcttGGATCTGTTTTTATAATGACCAGAATGACAGAATTTCCTACTATCGAAATAGCGTACATTAAGCTGAAGGGGATAGAGATCCAGAGATGGACGtcttcctgcccaggtatcccagTGAGAAGGAACACTGCAGAGTTGAATGCGGTGTCATTCGCAGCTGACATAACGGACTGGGCCATTCCAAAGAGTTTTGAGATTTACttcctaaaagaaaaaagaacaggagactaGATGATATTTAATGAGACATTTTTTTGCTTTCTGTGCCACTTGAGAGACTTTCAGGAGCTTAAGGAAGATCAGCAAATACGTATCCTTGGATTTGCAGCACCAATAGGAAGATAGGCACTGCCAGAGTGGATCAGACCtgcagttcatctagcccagtatccagtgaCCAGTTCCAGATGACACAGAGGAAAGTGGAAGAAGCCCTGCAATAGGCAGCTATGAGATACCCTGCTCCCAGGAAAAGTGTCCCCCCGACACCAACTAGTTAGACATATTTTGTAATGTATTCTGGAAGGTTTAGAGCTCTTCCAagacttttaaaaacatatcCTCATGACTGTAATTGGATTTTCTGGTTACCCATATCAACatccagtccctctttgaatcATACTTAGCCCTTGGCCCCATTTGTATCTTGTGGCTTTGAGTTCCACAGCCTACTTGAGCACTGTGTGATTGTACAGTTGCGACCTTCCTAAAGACACCCTTTCTGGCCCTCCACTTCTGAGCGTGACCCATTGTATCATATGTATCAGATGGTAAAGACATGGCAAGTGCAGTGAAAACAGTCATTCTATATAGCTGAAAACAGTGATTCTATTTAGCTGTCCTGCATTGAAGCTACGTATAAACATGTTTTATTGTCTCATTATatgcatattttttattttctccactGCTGAGTGTTTAAATTATGCCACTGCCTCTTTGTAGTACATGGGATAAATTCTTAGGGCCAGGTTTCGAATTCAATAGCATTGATTCAACTGTGTCACTCCAGATTTGCAAGTGTAAATTCAATCAGAACAGGGCTGTATTAACTTTCCCTTACGAATTGCTCCCGGTGATAAATTCTGACCCCCAAGAATCCCCCCAAGAGAAGCTGAAGTGCTTTCCCTGGCTAATGTCCACTGAATCCAGAGAATTCGATCATCCTACAGGCTTCTCTCCATCCTCACAGGATCTTCATCCCCTCCCCATGTAAGGGTCTGTAGATTTTTAGCTAGTTACAAGGTAACACAGAGAGTTACTTCAGctgggcgggggaagggagggcatcATCAAAGTGTGAATATGCAAACACTAAGTTTGCGCTAATGTCAAGCTGAGTGTGCAAGTTACTTCAGCCATGCTCGTGTAACAGGTGATGGGCGTAAATTACATGCAAACTCTGTTACACTCC is a genomic window of Natator depressus isolate rNatDep1 chromosome 1, rNatDep2.hap1, whole genome shotgun sequence containing:
- the LOC141980773 gene encoding olfactory receptor 51G2-like, producing the protein MSAANDTAFNSAVFLLTGIPGQEDVHLWISIPFSLMYAISIVGNSVILVIIKTDPSLHEPMYTFLSMLAVTDLGLSISTIPTILGIYLFNSREISLNACFAQLFFIHFLAKIESSVLLFMAFDRFVAICNPLRYASILTPPRIVKMGLVFLLRGVAVALPFPFLLKRFRYCRANVLSHSYCLHQDVMKLACSDITVNYIYGLFTTLFTFGLDSLLIFLSYMMILKTVLSIASHTECLRALNTCVSHICAILLFYIPDIGLAVIHRFGNSSSHLLRILLGYVYLLVPPLINPIVYSVKSKHLRVRIIRAFVK